The DNA sequence AAGAAGCAATAATTCAGAGAGCTCACTCTCCATGTCGTTTGCTGCAAAAGGGTGGGGTTTATGGTGCTAAACAAAGTTGACTATAGCTCTATAGAAGACCAAAATTTTCCAACAAGACAAACCGAAGAGAATCATTCACCAGATGAACCTCTAAGATTACTATCGAAGAGGGTCTGAAGCTTTCAAGTTTTTTAGTCCATAAAAAGTAATTATGACTAATCTCCTATGCTCTTTAGTTAAATTCTCAACTCCATCCTTAAACTTTAAAGCGACTGCTAAGCCAACATACAGTCTTAGCTATAAGAACACTTCCTCAGCAATGGTCTTACAGTTCACAGAGATGGAAGTCCTACCTTTTCAGTTTGACATATTAAGCTAATGAAATCAAAAGGGTATCCTATACTACCTTCTGGAATCTAGAGTAATCAATGAACCCTCACCTGGCGTACAATTGTATTATGAAATTTTGCCTTCTACTTCCAAATATAATTATCCTGATGGTATTAGAGAACAAATTCTACAGTGTTCTTGCATCATCTATATCTTGAAACTGAGAAATCATAAGTAGGAGATTTGATAGTAACAAATCAAAACCATGAAgcaatttaatttgtttcaatccataaacaaATTGGTTTTTACCAGAATAGCAATAGGCATGTGTCTTATTAAGACAATGACTAATGATTCTTCCACTAGTTCATGCTCAATAAACATTTTCACACCTGAAATGCCAAACTTAGAAATTCCTTTCCTATCCCTTTTGTGAATTCAGTAATCACACACACACGTACACCCCAATTTCAAATAACTAAACTTTCACATTGAAAACAGCTTGCCTATCACTCTTCAGATTACATTCAAAACTTGAGAACTCAATAATACTCAACATCCACAAATGAATATAGAACTGCAACAACACATATAAAAGACAGATAGAAAAACAAACCAGAAGAAGTGGTAAACTGATGAACTTATAGAATTGCAGAACTGGTAAACTTATAGAAACCAGaagaaaacctaattaaaccatTAATGATTAGAGGTCACCCGTAATGGATACAATAGAACAATAGAAGTGATTACATGGGAAGATATCAATCACCCATATTCTCTCTGCTGAAATCGGGTTGCCTATAAGACAGCTGAAAGTCCTTGTAACTTTgccaacaaaatataaacattgctTCCCTAATTAAGATCAGGCCCCATTAACAGTAGTATAATGGGAAAGCAACTACCCTCAGAATAGCAATAGGGATATGACTTACTaagttgatggaccaaaatcaAGGTTCAGCAAGAGTAACGCATAAAGAGCTAGGTAACACTTGAAAAGCTAGAGGACGAAACACCCTAAAACCTCAGGGTGTTTGTCACAATCTTCCTTGGTCTGGTACTCCAAAACTTTAGTTGACATGAACTGAAACGAAAATATCCACCACCAGTCATCCAGGCAGGTAAATGTAAATGGCACTAGAACAATCTTCTGGGTCCCCGGCTCATATACTGTGTAATGGTCGTTCTCTCTGCCCCGGCTTCGGGTGAACCTGCTCAAGATGAGACAGACGGTGTGATCCCGGAGATGAATGAAACTGTACTCAGTAGGTTCTGTAAACTCAGGAGGCAAGTGTTCGATAGACAATTTGCCGAGTTCCACTACTTTCTCTTCAAAGTAAAACATAAGAAAGAGCTGTATTGCATTTTCATCAAATGCATATGTGAACACCAACTTCAAGTTATCTAGGTCCAGTGTTAAAGCTCTGCCATGAAAGGGAGTGCGAGCAATGATTGTCCCATTTTTTGTCACAAAACAGCTGGATAATTTTCTCCATCCTATGTGTGGCTGCGCAACATCAAAACAGAATACATGATTATCAGCATGTTCCTGGATTGCCTGCTCTTGTGACTCCTGCATTGCCTGGTCTAGAAACTCCTCCAGTGCCTCGTCCTCGTCCTCAGACTCCGAGGACTCGTCAGAGGACTCGTCCTCAGACTTACACCCTGAAGCCCCTATGATTCCCCTGCTCGAGACTATTATTTTGGTTCCACTAACTATATAGGAGAATGGAGCAAACTTGAAATCCGGATTGTCAAGAACTAAAAATGGAGGTTCAGCCAGTGGAGTCCAATTGCTATTTACGGGATCAAATACCTCAAAGGCGGGATTGGCTGGTGCGGGTTCGAAGATGGGCTTACCAGAAA is a window from the Rosa chinensis cultivar Old Blush chromosome 2, RchiOBHm-V2, whole genome shotgun sequence genome containing:
- the LOC121051158 gene encoding uncharacterized protein LOC121051158 yields the protein MGLKATWANNQLQQVAYDQGFHLPAFAGCGVFGSQIVFAGGNRIQDNGSLERNCSKDLYVFDTRERDSPEPQPEVFKIKKKEASFRQGKHRPLLVELNGKRYSLSGKPIFEPAPANPAFEVFDPVNSNWTPLAEPPFLVLDNPDFKFAPFSYIVSGTKIIVSSRGIIGASGCKSEDESSDESSESEDEDEALEEFLDQAMQESQEQAIQEHADNHVFCFDVAQPHIGWRKLSSCFVTKNGTIIARTPFHGRALTLDLDNLKLVFTYAFDENAIQLFLMFYFEEKVVELGKLSIEHLPPEFTEPTEYSFIHLRDHTVCLILSRFTRSRGRENDHYTVYEPGTQKIVLVPFTFTCLDDWWWIFSFQFMSTKVLEYQTKEDCDKHPEVLGCFVL